A window of the Cystobacter fuscus genome harbors these coding sequences:
- a CDS encoding ABC transporter permease, whose translation MKTLLVKEVRRFMRVPGQTVLSPLISTSLYFLVFGYSLSGRGAHEVEGVPYLSFIVPGLVFLGLANNSFLNSSSSLFINKIQGTIVDLLVVPLGPLELLAGFIGGAMVRGLMVGLLTWVVATLFTGFQLAHVPATFLFLLLSSYTFSVLGVLAAVWAEKFEQVNFFPTFVMLPLTFLGGVFYSVRELPTPWNHVSLFNPIVYMVEGLRYGMLGSSGFSPLWGGTILLAVALVATALAWAALRSGYKLKA comes from the coding sequence ATGAAGACCCTGTTGGTGAAGGAGGTCCGCCGCTTCATGCGCGTGCCGGGCCAGACGGTCCTCTCACCGCTCATCAGCACCTCGCTCTACTTCCTCGTCTTCGGCTACTCGCTGTCCGGGCGGGGAGCCCACGAGGTGGAGGGGGTGCCCTACCTGTCCTTCATCGTCCCGGGGCTCGTCTTCCTGGGCCTGGCCAACAACTCCTTCCTCAACAGCTCCTCCTCGCTCTTCATCAACAAGATTCAGGGCACCATCGTGGACCTGCTCGTGGTCCCCCTGGGTCCGCTGGAGCTGCTCGCCGGCTTCATCGGGGGCGCCATGGTGCGCGGGCTGATGGTGGGCCTGCTCACCTGGGTGGTGGCCACGCTCTTCACCGGCTTCCAGCTCGCGCACGTGCCCGCCACGTTCCTCTTCCTGCTGCTGTCCTCCTACACCTTCAGCGTGCTGGGCGTGCTCGCGGCGGTGTGGGCCGAGAAGTTCGAGCAGGTGAACTTCTTCCCCACCTTCGTCATGCTGCCGCTCACCTTCCTCGGCGGGGTGTTCTACTCGGTGCGCGAACTGCCTACGCCCTGGAACCACGTAAGCCTTTTCAATCCCATCGTCTACATGGTGGAGGGGTTGCGCTACGGGATGCTGGGCAGCAGTGGCTTTTCGCCGCTGTGGGGAGGAACCATCCTGCTGGCGGTGGCGCTCGTGGCGACGGCCCTGGCCTGGGCGGCGTTGCGCTCTGGCTACAAATTGAAAGCCTGA
- a CDS encoding ABC transporter ATP-binding protein produces MSPPPALELRGLSKTYGDNKLTALSDVTLSIRPGEIFALLGPNGAGKTTLIGSVCGLVKKTSGKVLVFGQDLDEDPVRPRYQIGLVPQEVNFDPFFTAAESLYIQQGYYGQPRDEARVKEVLAALNLTQKADAITRALSGGMKRRLLIAKALVHKPKLVFLDEPTAGVDVELRRDLWNYVRRLAAEGTTIVLTTHYLEEAEELADRVGVINEGKLLLVEDKTTLLRRLGEKRLIVTFTTPVSTPPEPARQAGATLSADGLTLTYPEREGGLPGNDVLRLLYTQGFPVGNVETRSSRLEDILIEILRGKPAASAAAALNALAPATATP; encoded by the coding sequence ATGTCCCCCCCTCCCGCGCTCGAGCTCCGAGGTCTCTCCAAGACCTATGGCGACAACAAGCTCACCGCCCTGTCCGATGTCACCCTCAGCATCCGCCCCGGGGAGATCTTCGCCCTGCTCGGCCCCAACGGAGCCGGCAAGACGACGCTCATCGGCTCGGTCTGCGGGCTGGTGAAGAAGACGAGTGGCAAGGTGCTCGTCTTCGGACAGGACCTGGACGAGGATCCGGTGCGCCCGCGCTACCAGATCGGCCTCGTGCCCCAGGAGGTGAACTTCGACCCCTTCTTCACGGCGGCCGAGTCGCTCTACATCCAGCAGGGCTACTACGGGCAGCCGCGGGACGAGGCCCGGGTGAAGGAGGTGCTCGCCGCGCTCAACCTCACCCAAAAGGCGGACGCCATCACCCGGGCGCTCTCGGGCGGCATGAAGCGCCGGTTGCTCATCGCCAAGGCGCTGGTGCACAAGCCGAAGCTGGTCTTCCTGGACGAGCCCACCGCGGGCGTGGACGTGGAGCTGCGGCGCGACCTGTGGAACTACGTGCGTCGGCTCGCCGCCGAGGGCACCACCATCGTGCTCACCACGCACTACCTGGAGGAGGCCGAGGAGCTGGCCGACCGGGTGGGCGTCATCAACGAGGGGAAGCTCCTGCTCGTGGAGGACAAGACGACGCTGTTGCGCCGCCTGGGCGAGAAGCGCCTCATCGTCACCTTCACCACGCCGGTGAGCACGCCCCCCGAGCCCGCGCGCCAGGCGGGCGCCACGCTCTCCGCGGACGGCCTCACGCTCACCTACCCCGAGCGCGAGGGCGGTCTGCCGGGCAATGACGTCCTGCGTCTGCTGTACACGCAGGGCTTCCCGGTGGGCAACGTGGAGACGCGCAGCTCCCGCCTGGAAGACATCCTCATCGAGATCCTCCGCGGCAAACCCGCCGCCAGCGCCGCCGCCGCGCTCAACGCCCTCGCCCCCGCCACCGCCACGCCATGA
- the ettA gene encoding energy-dependent translational throttle protein EttA translates to MAQNFIFTMQDLRKVKGGKDILKGIYLSFFPGAKIGVIGPNGSGKSTLLRIMAGVDKEFFGVAKPDPSARVGYLAQEPQLDPTLDVKGNVELGLKPIRVLLDRFNEVSAKFAEPMDDAAMEKLLAEQGRLQDAIDASNGWELDRTLEMAMDALRLPPGDADVTKLSGGEKRRVALCRILLEKPDLLLLDEPTNHLDAESVAWLEQALKEYKGTIVCITHDRYFLDNVAEWILELDRGEGVPWKGNYSSWLEQKQKRLELEEKTESARQKTLKRELEWVRASPKARQAKSKARIAAYEQLLNQTQEKRDPTGEVTIPPGPQLGGLVVEAKGLRKAFGDRLLIEDLNFKLPPGGIVGIIGPNGAGKTTLFRMLTGVEKPDGGELRIGETVKLAYVDQSRDALNGDKSVFEEVSGGLDFLDLGRAGQMPSRAYLAGFAFKGQDQQKRVKDLSGGERNRVHLAKMLKSGGNVLLLDEPTNDLDVETLRSLEEALLNFAGCAVVISHDRWFLDRIATHILAFEGDSRVFFFEGNFEDYEADKKKRLGPEALEPHRIRYRPLTKS, encoded by the coding sequence ATGGCCCAGAACTTCATCTTCACCATGCAGGACTTGCGCAAGGTCAAGGGAGGCAAGGACATCCTCAAGGGCATCTACCTGTCCTTCTTCCCGGGCGCGAAGATCGGCGTCATCGGCCCCAACGGTTCCGGTAAGTCGACGCTGCTGCGCATCATGGCCGGCGTGGACAAGGAGTTCTTCGGCGTGGCCAAGCCGGACCCGAGCGCGCGCGTGGGCTACCTGGCCCAGGAGCCGCAGCTCGACCCGACCCTGGACGTGAAGGGCAACGTGGAGCTGGGCCTCAAGCCCATCCGCGTGCTGCTGGATCGCTTCAACGAGGTGAGCGCCAAGTTCGCCGAGCCCATGGACGACGCCGCCATGGAGAAGCTGCTGGCCGAGCAGGGCCGGCTGCAGGACGCCATCGACGCGAGCAACGGCTGGGAGTTGGATCGCACCCTGGAGATGGCCATGGACGCGCTGCGTCTACCGCCCGGGGACGCGGACGTGACGAAGCTGTCCGGTGGCGAGAAGCGCCGCGTGGCGCTCTGTCGCATCCTCCTGGAGAAGCCGGACCTGCTGCTGCTCGACGAGCCGACCAACCACCTGGACGCCGAGAGCGTGGCGTGGCTGGAGCAGGCCCTCAAGGAGTACAAGGGCACCATCGTCTGCATCACCCACGACCGCTACTTCCTCGACAACGTGGCCGAGTGGATCCTGGAGCTGGACCGCGGCGAGGGCGTGCCCTGGAAGGGCAACTACTCGAGCTGGCTGGAGCAGAAGCAGAAGCGGCTGGAGCTGGAGGAGAAGACGGAGAGCGCGCGGCAGAAGACGCTCAAGCGCGAGCTCGAGTGGGTGCGCGCCTCGCCCAAGGCGCGTCAGGCCAAGAGCAAGGCGCGCATCGCGGCGTACGAGCAGCTGCTCAACCAGACGCAGGAGAAGCGCGACCCCACGGGCGAGGTGACGATTCCGCCCGGGCCGCAGCTGGGCGGGCTGGTGGTGGAGGCCAAGGGGCTGCGCAAGGCGTTCGGGGACCGGCTGCTCATCGAGGACCTGAACTTCAAGCTGCCGCCGGGCGGCATCGTGGGCATCATCGGACCGAACGGCGCGGGCAAGACGACGCTGTTCCGGATGCTCACGGGCGTGGAGAAGCCGGACGGGGGCGAGCTGCGCATCGGCGAGACGGTGAAGCTGGCGTACGTGGACCAGAGCCGCGACGCGCTGAATGGGGACAAGAGCGTCTTCGAGGAGGTGAGTGGCGGGCTGGACTTCCTGGACCTGGGCCGGGCGGGACAGATGCCGAGCCGCGCGTACCTGGCGGGCTTCGCCTTCAAGGGGCAGGATCAGCAGAAGCGGGTGAAGGATCTGTCGGGCGGCGAGCGCAACCGGGTGCACCTGGCGAAGATGCTCAAGAGCGGCGGCAACGTGCTCTTGCTCGACGAGCCGACGAACGACCTGGACGTGGAGACGTTGCGCAGCCTGGAGGAGGCGCTGCTCAACTTCGCGGGCTGCGCGGTGGTCATCAGCCACGACCGCTGGTTCCTGGACCGCATCGCCACGCACATCCTGGCGTTCGAGGGCGACAGCCGGGTGTTCTTCTTCGAGGGCAACTTCGAGGACTACGAGGCGGACAAGAAGAAGCGCCTGGGCCCCGAGGCCCTGGAGCCGCACCGCATCCGCTACCGCCCGCTCACCAAGAGCTGA
- a CDS encoding amidohydrolase family protein, with product MASLPILDSEAHVIEPLNLWNKYLESAFQSRAPTFREARRSQEEELGDVVQQARFHYACARQGLSPEAVQRALDMSSPGFHNMELDGELLLGPVAQSVWHRGAMQALVHYLPQMLAGYDAASHVDTLSAMGVERAYLYPTKGLFLFAVDTLDPALTAALVRAYNDWLREFSAHAPDFLRGVGALCQHDPEQMVSELERVASWGWKAVMLRPNPVRGRMLSDPAHERFWTRCEELDVAVGVHEGTHARVPTLGSDRFQTHFARHVCSHPLEQMTALLALIEGGVLERHPRLRVGFLEAGCGWLPYWLSRLDAKYADMKWELRDNVRMKPSDYFRRQCFITCEANEPGIELVIDRVGEGCVLFGSDYPHVDHPPRIREDSALLVERLTPAVARRVLWDNGCRFYEGRS from the coding sequence ATGGCATCTCTGCCCATCCTGGATTCAGAAGCACACGTGATTGAGCCCTTGAACCTGTGGAACAAATACCTGGAGTCCGCCTTCCAGTCGCGCGCGCCCACGTTCCGTGAGGCCCGGCGCTCCCAGGAGGAGGAGCTCGGCGACGTCGTGCAGCAGGCGCGTTTCCATTATGCATGCGCCAGGCAGGGGCTCTCCCCCGAGGCGGTGCAGCGGGCGCTCGACATGTCGAGCCCTGGCTTCCACAACATGGAGCTCGACGGCGAGCTGCTGCTGGGGCCCGTGGCCCAGAGTGTCTGGCATCGCGGCGCCATGCAGGCGCTCGTGCATTATCTGCCGCAGATGCTGGCGGGGTATGACGCGGCCTCGCACGTGGACACGCTGAGCGCCATGGGCGTGGAGCGTGCCTATCTGTACCCGACGAAGGGGCTCTTCCTGTTCGCCGTGGACACGCTCGACCCCGCGCTGACCGCGGCACTGGTGCGCGCGTACAACGACTGGCTCCGGGAGTTCAGCGCCCATGCACCGGACTTCCTGCGCGGGGTGGGAGCGCTGTGCCAACACGATCCGGAGCAGATGGTCTCCGAGCTGGAGCGGGTCGCCTCCTGGGGTTGGAAGGCCGTGATGCTCCGTCCCAATCCCGTGCGTGGACGGATGTTGAGCGATCCCGCCCACGAGCGCTTCTGGACGCGATGTGAAGAACTGGATGTGGCGGTCGGCGTGCATGAGGGAACCCACGCCCGGGTCCCCACGCTGGGGAGCGATCGCTTCCAGACGCACTTCGCGAGACACGTCTGCTCCCACCCCCTGGAGCAGATGACGGCCCTGCTGGCGCTCATCGAGGGGGGAGTGCTCGAACGCCATCCAAGGCTTCGCGTCGGGTTCCTGGAGGCGGGCTGTGGTTGGCTCCCCTATTGGCTGTCGCGCCTCGACGCCAAATACGCAGACATGAAATGGGAGCTCCGGGACAACGTGCGGATGAAGCCCTCGGACTACTTCCGGCGGCAATGTTTCATCACCTGCGAGGCGAACGAGCCTGGAATCGAGCTGGTCATCGACAGGGTCGGCGAGGGGTGCGTCCTCTTCGGTTCGGACTACCCCCACGTCGATCATCCCCCCCGCATCCGCGAGGACAGCGCCCTGCTCGTGGAGCGGCTCACTCCCGCGGTCGCCAGACGGGTCCTCTGGGACAATGGCTGCCGTTTCTACGAGGGGCGGAGCTGA
- a CDS encoding TOMM precursor leader peptide-binding protein, with amino-acid sequence MAVPRIPVFSRHLQVESIESVGVFLLTDEDVVWLGGELYQALVPLADGQRSQDDIVAALEPRYTAAKVYYALERLTRKGYLVEAAPGIPPEDVEYWNGLGVDATSGARALASSRVSLVRSGNATLDTVLEEALEAAGIPLVEHGGGLTLVVADDYLNPSLAELNQRALRSGGPWVLARLTGKVAWLGPWFVPGKTACWECLAQRLRTNRLVLKFIEERRGQGFLSQPGRGSSESSLRAAASLLAMAMVRGLVTGKSGLEDVLVTLDMMALQTEHHTVVHRPQCPACGNPRLMEERQLRPLQLESQRKRFTQDGGHRLTSPEETLRLHQHHVSRLTGVVQQLKPIHTGQGELAPIIDSGPNFARRSQELDLLRQTLRNRSTGKGKTWAQARASGLCEAIERYCGVFQGDEARRWDTFRGLGEEALPPQLLLGFSERQYRIREHWNATSASRIHRVPHPFDEGQRVEWSPVWSLTQRRMRYVPTAYCYYGYSDGAPAFCWADSNGCAAGNSLEEAILQGFLELAERDAVALWWYNRVRRPRVRLEDFDEPYCHELAKSYQRMGREFWVLDLTTDLGIPTFAAISRDVTRAPERISMGFGAHLEARLGILRALTEMNQFLPLLELAAAGAPPGESEFTRWLETATLAWHPYLVPAEGALADTAAYLSQTGSEDLREDVERCVESARRLGLETLVLDQTRPDVGLSVARVIVPGLRHMWPRLGPGRLYDVPVRLGWLSQPTPEDQLNPVGIFI; translated from the coding sequence ATGGCTGTTCCCCGGATTCCTGTCTTCAGTCGACACCTCCAGGTCGAGTCCATCGAATCCGTAGGTGTATTCCTGCTCACCGATGAGGATGTCGTCTGGCTTGGCGGGGAGCTTTATCAGGCACTGGTGCCCCTGGCCGATGGTCAGCGCTCACAGGATGATATCGTCGCGGCGCTGGAGCCCCGCTACACGGCCGCGAAGGTGTATTACGCGCTGGAACGTCTGACACGGAAGGGTTACCTCGTCGAGGCGGCTCCTGGAATCCCTCCCGAGGACGTCGAGTATTGGAATGGATTGGGCGTGGACGCCACCAGCGGAGCCAGGGCCCTGGCTTCGTCGCGGGTGTCCCTGGTTCGGTCCGGGAATGCAACGCTCGACACGGTCCTGGAGGAGGCGCTCGAGGCGGCGGGCATCCCGCTCGTCGAGCATGGCGGTGGTTTGACCCTCGTCGTCGCCGATGACTATCTGAATCCTTCCCTCGCGGAGCTGAACCAGCGGGCGCTGCGCTCCGGCGGGCCCTGGGTGCTGGCCCGGCTCACGGGCAAGGTGGCCTGGCTCGGCCCCTGGTTCGTGCCAGGGAAGACGGCGTGCTGGGAGTGTCTGGCCCAGCGCCTGCGCACCAACCGCCTCGTCCTCAAGTTCATCGAGGAGCGCCGCGGCCAGGGCTTCCTGTCCCAGCCGGGCCGTGGTTCCAGCGAGAGCTCCCTGCGCGCGGCGGCCTCCCTGCTGGCCATGGCCATGGTCCGAGGTCTCGTCACCGGGAAGAGCGGGCTCGAGGACGTGCTCGTCACGCTGGACATGATGGCGCTCCAGACCGAGCACCACACGGTTGTCCATCGCCCGCAGTGTCCCGCATGTGGCAATCCCAGACTCATGGAGGAGCGGCAGCTCCGCCCCCTCCAGCTCGAATCCCAGCGCAAGCGCTTCACCCAGGATGGGGGGCACCGGCTCACCAGCCCCGAGGAGACGTTGCGCCTCCACCAACACCACGTCAGCCGGCTCACGGGAGTGGTCCAGCAGCTCAAACCCATACACACCGGGCAGGGCGAGCTCGCGCCCATCATCGACTCCGGGCCCAACTTCGCCCGTCGTAGTCAGGAGTTGGACCTGCTCAGGCAGACGCTGCGCAATCGGAGCACCGGCAAGGGAAAGACGTGGGCCCAGGCCCGGGCCAGCGGGCTGTGCGAGGCCATCGAGCGCTACTGCGGCGTGTTCCAGGGAGACGAAGCCCGGCGCTGGGACACGTTCCGGGGACTCGGGGAGGAGGCGCTCCCTCCCCAACTCCTGCTCGGCTTCAGCGAACGGCAGTACCGCATCCGAGAGCACTGGAACGCCACGAGCGCCTCGCGCATCCACCGGGTTCCCCACCCCTTCGACGAGGGCCAGCGCGTGGAATGGTCGCCCGTGTGGTCCCTGACGCAGCGGAGGATGCGCTACGTGCCCACGGCCTATTGCTATTACGGCTACTCGGACGGCGCTCCCGCCTTCTGCTGGGCGGACTCCAACGGGTGCGCCGCTGGCAACAGCCTGGAAGAGGCCATCCTCCAGGGCTTCCTCGAGCTGGCGGAGCGGGATGCGGTGGCCCTCTGGTGGTACAACCGGGTGCGCCGCCCGCGCGTGCGCCTGGAGGACTTCGACGAGCCGTATTGCCACGAGCTGGCGAAGTCCTATCAGCGCATGGGCCGCGAATTCTGGGTCCTGGACCTCACGACCGATCTGGGCATTCCCACGTTCGCGGCCATCTCGCGCGATGTGACACGTGCGCCCGAGCGGATCAGCATGGGCTTCGGCGCCCACCTGGAGGCCCGTCTTGGCATCCTCCGGGCGTTGACCGAGATGAACCAGTTCCTTCCGCTGCTGGAGCTCGCGGCCGCGGGAGCCCCTCCTGGCGAGTCCGAGTTCACCCGGTGGCTCGAGACGGCCACCCTGGCCTGGCATCCCTACCTGGTTCCGGCGGAGGGGGCGCTCGCGGACACCGCCGCGTACCTGTCACAAACCGGGAGCGAGGATCTCCGCGAGGACGTGGAGCGCTGTGTCGAGAGCGCGCGGCGGCTCGGGCTGGAGACGCTGGTGCTCGACCAGACACGGCCCGATGTCGGGCTCTCGGTGGCCCGGGTCATCGTGCCTGGGTTGCGCCATATGTGGCCACGGCTGGGCCCCGGGCGTCTCTATGATGTCCCCGTGCGCCTGGGATGGCTGTCCCAGCCCACCCCCGAGGATCAGCTCAACCCGGTGGGTATCTTCATCTGA
- a CDS encoding SagB family peptide dehydrogenase — translation MSDSSSSFLHVAFPAGIRIKRGEDGPRLWEQDEPLPLGVLPRAIWDAFTLLVGGSVSEEALVGQVERAGGFQAVVFLHVILAKLARRGALRYLVQGPAGTLATLEPLSPRFELSSQSLTSVRWLRLSRFAHVRRDGEALVLESPRAHGRVVLGHAAALVLLAGLAMPATPAAAVERLAPHEVPAALTLLELLFRTGFVLAAESDGSTEEERRPALALWEFHDLLFHAGSRRRLYGRRVGGTYRLAGTVAPLPAVPPPSEPAIALPRPELALLARRDPPLVEVMERRRSLREPGARGLTLAHLGELLFRCARVRQVRPGERDEESSRPHPSGGARYPLETYVVVGECEGMEPGLYHYDAAGHRLEQRGGMSPTVRALLADAQVGSHPPRVLLILAARFARTSFKYESIAYALILKEAGVLLQSFSLAATAMGLSACVVGRGNPELFEHAAATEGVMESSVAEFAIHGCTPGEGQALAEPHSRP, via the coding sequence ATGTCTGATTCCAGCTCCTCGTTCCTCCACGTTGCCTTCCCCGCTGGAATCCGCATCAAACGGGGCGAGGACGGCCCTCGGCTGTGGGAGCAGGATGAACCGCTCCCCCTGGGGGTCCTGCCACGGGCAATCTGGGATGCCTTCACGTTGCTCGTGGGAGGGAGCGTTTCCGAGGAGGCACTCGTCGGGCAGGTGGAGAGGGCGGGTGGTTTCCAGGCCGTGGTGTTCCTGCATGTCATCCTGGCGAAGCTCGCGCGGCGAGGTGCTCTTCGCTATCTCGTCCAGGGTCCCGCGGGAACACTCGCCACACTGGAGCCGCTCTCTCCCCGGTTCGAGCTGTCGTCCCAGTCGCTGACCTCGGTGCGGTGGCTCCGGCTCTCGCGCTTCGCGCACGTCCGGAGGGACGGGGAGGCGCTGGTCCTCGAGAGCCCTCGCGCTCATGGCCGGGTGGTGCTTGGCCATGCGGCCGCCCTGGTGCTCCTGGCCGGGCTCGCGATGCCCGCGACGCCCGCCGCCGCGGTGGAGCGGCTCGCTCCTCACGAAGTCCCCGCCGCCCTGACCCTGTTGGAGCTCCTCTTCCGCACGGGCTTCGTCCTGGCCGCGGAGTCCGATGGGAGCACCGAGGAGGAGCGACGCCCCGCTCTGGCTCTCTGGGAGTTTCACGATCTGCTCTTCCATGCGGGCTCCCGCCGACGGCTCTATGGGCGGCGCGTGGGAGGCACCTACCGTCTGGCGGGCACGGTCGCCCCGCTTCCCGCGGTCCCTCCTCCCTCCGAGCCGGCCATCGCGCTGCCCCGCCCCGAGCTCGCGCTGCTGGCGCGGCGGGATCCACCCCTCGTCGAGGTCATGGAGCGCCGCCGCTCCCTCCGAGAGCCTGGAGCGCGGGGCCTCACGCTCGCTCACCTGGGAGAGCTGCTGTTCCGGTGCGCGCGCGTGAGGCAGGTGCGTCCAGGCGAGCGCGACGAGGAATCCAGTCGGCCCCATCCCTCCGGTGGTGCCCGCTATCCCCTGGAGACCTACGTCGTCGTGGGTGAGTGTGAGGGGATGGAGCCCGGCCTCTATCACTATGATGCCGCCGGTCACCGGCTCGAGCAGCGCGGCGGGATGTCTCCCACCGTGCGGGCCCTGTTGGCGGATGCCCAGGTGGGCTCGCATCCGCCGCGGGTCTTGTTGATCCTCGCGGCCCGGTTCGCACGGACTTCCTTCAAGTACGAGTCCATCGCCTATGCGCTCATCCTCAAGGAAGCGGGAGTCCTGCTCCAGTCCTTCTCACTGGCAGCCACGGCGATGGGACTCTCCGCCTGTGTGGTGGGGCGTGGTAACCCGGAACTTTTCGAGCACGCTGCCGCCACGGAGGGCGTGATGGAGTCCTCGGTCGCGGAGTTCGCGATCCACGGATGTACCCCTGGCGAGGGGCAGGCCTTGGCAGAGCCACACTCCAGGCCGTAA